CACCTGCTTGCGCCtatgaatgtgcgtgtgtgtgtgttgcataatAATCTGAGTCATTTGTTCTCAGAGCCATCAGTGGAGGTGTTCCAGCCCTCCAATAAAGAGGGCTTCAGTCTGGGCCTGCAGCTTAAGAAGTGAGTCCTGCACACagtaacatcatcatcatcatcatcatcatcatcatcaccacattACGAGCCAATGTTCTCAACCTTCAGAACAACAAAACAATCCCTTTGTCCTCTACAAAGCCTTAATTTATCGGTTTCTACAGTTAAATTACTTCCTGTATGTGTTGATTGGTTAATGACAGATGCATGCCGGTCTTCCTGCTTGTATGATATTTCGTTTCTATTACATTTCAGGTATTGATTATTCCTAATTACTTTCTGTGATTGCAATCCCCCACTGACCTGACTCTCCTtgacttactgtgtgtgtgtctgcctgcatgtgtgtgtgtgtgttcccaggatCCTCAGCACGTTCACGGCTCAGCAGTGGAAGCACCTTAGTAATGAGTTCTTGAAGGCCCAGCAGGAGAAGAGACACAGCTGGTTCAAGGCTGGAGGGACCATCAAGAAGTTCAGAGCTGGACTCAGCatcttctctcccatccccaAGTAAGACTGCTACTGCTTTGAATGCTTCTGACCGCTTGGGACACAATTATCAAGCTTTGCCACATACAGTATGTCATGACACATCCATTACacttttatctgtgtgtgtgtgtgtccaggtcccCTAGTTTCCCTCTGATCCAGGACACGGTTCTAAAGGGGAAGCTAAGTGTTCCAGAGCTGAGGGTGACCCGGCTGATGAACCGCTCCATCTCTTGCACCATGAAGAACCCCAAGGGAGAACTGTTCAGCTACCCGCCCAACAGCCAGGTCCGaacccctatacacacacacacatacactcacacacaacataacCACACATAAACGTCACATGTCCTGCTGGTCAATATGCACATCACAGTCCCCTACATAAACACAGCTGTGATTTACACTAGACTAACATTACAATATTGAAAATTCATGATTGGATGACAATTGCATTCTTCAGTAGTCAATAACTATTTTCTCACTGGAATTGTTAACAAACTGCACAAAACTGGGCGTAAATTGAATTTTCCCCTTCCCTTTCACAACACACCAGCAAatgttccttccttccttccttccatccttccttccatccttccttcctttcttccttccttccttccttccttccttccttccttccttccttccttccttccttccttccttccttccttccttccttccttccttccttccttccttccttccttcctttctttctttctttcttccttccttccttccttcccgcCAATTTCCTTTcttatctctttttttcttccttacTCCCCTCCTATCCGAGCCTCTTCcagtccttccccctccccaaaccATGGTGTGCGCCGTTTCCCATAATACTTTGTCTTCATTGACCCATCAGACTGTGGCTGTTCCGGCGGCCAGGGCTCCAGCGCAGATTACCACGCGGCAGCTGATTGAATTGTTTTTCTCATCCCAGGCGGGCGGACACTGCAAGAACATCCCTACCTTGGAGTATGGATTCTTAGTACAGGTACGAGCTTCGAGGACACAGAGCCACCCCCTCTTTGCacaactcccacacacactaacaggccTTTTAAACAGAGAGTTCTCTGATGGTCCTTCGAAAGGCAATTTGAAACATTGTCATGTTCTATTGTGGATGCAAGTGAGACAGAAACAAGAAAAATATATTACTAACACTACTCTGAAGTTAGTATACCAGCCAATTAATGTACCAGTCACTTCATGTCAGCTAAGTGAGCTAAGTGTCAGCTAAGTGACAGCCAggccatatgtgtgtgtttgtgtcagaggaAGCAGTGATGGTGAggccaagtgtgtgtttgtgtccccaCAGATCATGAAGTACTCGGAGCAGAGGATCCCGACTCTCAATGAATACTGTGTTGTCTGCGATGAGCAGCACGTCTTTCAGAATGGATCCATGTTGAAGGTGCTGGAGAAAGACTTTGTTGTCTTCCTTAAGAAATGATACACAAGTCCATACTACATCTGGAATGACACAGATCAAAACATAGATTGTTATTTTCATTTAAATGACGTAGGTTGTAAATGCATATATACAAACATATATAAATGGAGGTTACTTTgcatgaacaatgtgttttcaatgaTTGTTTCCTTGTTTCACtggctgcatgtgtgtctgtttgcgtgCTTGTAGCCTGCTGTGTGCACTCGGGAGCTGTGCGTGTTCTCCTTCTACACCCTGGGTGTGATGTCAGGGGCCGCTGAGGAGGTGGCCACTGGAGCAGAGGTGATTacaagctacacacacatgcacccacacacacacgcacccacggacatgcatgcacgcacccaCGCATTGTGACAACAAAGAAAGCACCTGTCCACGTAGACACGCAATCATGGGACTCGCACGTTGTTTCATGATGATGTTTCAGGTGGTGGACCTGTTAGTGGCCATGTGCAGAGCAGCTCTGgagtcccccaggaagagcatCATATTTGAACCTTACCCTTCTGTCGTGGACCCCAATGACCCCAAGACCCTGGCCTTCAACCCCAAGGTGCTGCTCACCCCTGTACACATACAGCACTGTTATAAAGATGCTGCATGCAGGTTCATGGGTGTTAATccattgtgtctctgtgtcgccCCACCCCTTCTCCGCCTGTCCCCTGGCtgtgtgtctcccccctctctctggtcacAGAAGAAGAACTATGAGAGACTGCAGAAGGCGCTGGACAGTGTGATGTCCATCAGGGAGATGACCCAGGtacagaggggaagggggggggtgttgaggagggggaaggaagtaCAGAGTAGGGAGGGATGCCGGATGAAATCAAAATAACCCTCGGAACATTGAAAGCGCTCAAAACTGACATGAGCataaagtgtgtgtatttgtgtatttcaGGGCTCTTATCTGGAGATTAAAAAACAGATGGACAAGCTGGATCCTCTGGCCCACCCTCTACTGCAATGGTTAGTAGTGTTGATAACTTAAAACACCTTTGTCGAATATCTGAACTACTTAAAAATGCTAGACAATTTTAAGTATAATGTCAGCTTTATGCTGTAACATGCAATGCTACGTACTGTCTGGTGCCACAAATCCCATGAATCTATGTGATCTCTACTCACTtgtctttcttccctctctacctccctccctcccaccatctccatatttctctctctgttctccaggATCATATCCAGCAATCGGTCTCATATTGTCAAACTGCCTCTGAGTAGGGTACGATGATCAACATCTTCCAGTTTATTATCTTCATGG
The window above is part of the Osmerus mordax isolate fOsmMor3 chromosome 13, fOsmMor3.pri, whole genome shotgun sequence genome. Proteins encoded here:
- the LOC136955238 gene encoding protein mono-ADP-ribosyltransferase PARP6-like codes for the protein MDIKGQCWTDEESDGENESEQFLYGIQGSCAADLYRHPQLDADIEAVKDIYTDSAVSVREYGTIDDVDIDLQINISFLDEEVATAWKVIRTEPIILRLRFSLSQYLDGPEPSVEVFQPSNKEGFSLGLQLKKILSTFTAQQWKHLSNEFLKAQQEKRHSWFKAGGTIKKFRAGLSIFSPIPKSPSFPLIQDTVLKGKLSVPELRVTRLMNRSISCTMKNPKGELFSYPPNSQTVAVPAARAPAQITTRQLIELFFSSQAGGHCKNIPTLEYGFLVQIMKYSEQRIPTLNEYCVVCDEQHVFQNGSMLKPAVCTRELCVFSFYTLGVMSGAAEEVATGAEVVDLLVAMCRAALESPRKSIIFEPYPSVVDPNDPKTLAFNPKKKNYERLQKALDSVMSIREMTQGSYLEIKKQMDKLDPLAHPLLQWIISSNRSHIVKLPLSRQLKFMHTSHQFLLLSSPPAKEARFRTAKKLYGSTFAFHGSHIENWHSVLRNGLVNASYTKLQLHGAAYGKGIYLSPISSISFGYSGMGKGQHRMPTKDELVQRYNRMNTIPQSRPIQSRFLQSRNLNCIALCEVITSKDLQKHGNIWVCPVSDHVCTRFFFVYEDGQVGDANINTQEPKVQKEIMRVIGTQIYSS